In one window of Haloprofundus halophilus DNA:
- a CDS encoding heme-binding protein — protein sequence MPRAPQTEEGWYALHDFRSIDWDAWRNAPQRERDRAVEEAVDYLQSHEAVEDDEAGASAVFSVVGHKADLLVLHFRPTLDALSTAERRFERTALAGFTDQPTSYVSVTEVSGYVSDEYFEEGADAVDEGLRRYIEGKMKPDIPDDEYVSFYPMSKRRGEEYNWYDLSFEERAELMAGHGDVGRKYAGKIKQVIASSVGFDDYEWGVTLFGSDPTDIKDIVYEMRFDEASSRYGEFGQFYVGRRFPPTDLGAYLDGEPVPTSEHDGAGDHHGHDHGESGGHHGHGEGSGHHHGGDSGHHGGDGGHHGDDGHDKESTDDEDIRGELTDLNIYAGQPHGEDVYATVLYSEADTDEVFDEVDGLRGNFEHYGTHVKTAVYEANERGRSAVVSIWETQSAAETAAGFLSELPGIVSRAGEESGFGTMGMFYTVKSDHREEFVDKFGTVGGLLDEMEGHQETDLMVNVEDEDDMFIASQWRSKEDAMGFFRSNEFRETVQWGRDVLADRPRHVFLA from the coding sequence ATGCCACGAGCGCCGCAGACCGAGGAAGGGTGGTACGCGCTGCACGACTTCCGGAGCATCGACTGGGACGCGTGGCGCAACGCACCCCAGCGAGAGCGCGACCGCGCCGTCGAGGAAGCGGTCGACTACCTCCAGTCGCACGAAGCAGTCGAGGACGACGAGGCGGGCGCGTCGGCGGTGTTCTCCGTCGTCGGTCACAAAGCCGACCTCCTGGTACTGCACTTCCGGCCGACGCTCGACGCGCTGTCGACCGCCGAGCGCCGCTTCGAGCGGACCGCGCTCGCCGGGTTCACCGACCAACCGACGTCGTACGTCTCGGTGACCGAAGTCAGCGGCTACGTCTCCGACGAGTACTTCGAGGAGGGCGCAGACGCCGTCGACGAGGGTCTCCGGCGCTACATCGAGGGGAAGATGAAGCCCGACATCCCCGACGACGAGTACGTCAGTTTCTACCCGATGAGCAAGCGCCGCGGCGAGGAGTACAACTGGTACGACCTCTCCTTCGAGGAGCGCGCCGAGTTGATGGCCGGCCACGGCGACGTGGGACGGAAGTACGCGGGCAAAATCAAGCAGGTCATCGCCTCTAGCGTCGGCTTCGACGACTACGAGTGGGGCGTCACCCTGTTCGGCAGCGACCCGACCGACATCAAGGATATCGTCTACGAGATGCGCTTCGACGAAGCGTCGTCTCGCTACGGCGAGTTCGGGCAGTTCTACGTCGGGCGACGCTTCCCGCCGACCGACCTCGGCGCGTACCTCGACGGCGAACCGGTGCCGACGAGCGAACACGACGGCGCTGGCGACCACCACGGTCACGACCACGGTGAGAGCGGCGGACACCACGGTCACGGTGAGGGCAGCGGTCACCACCACGGCGGCGACAGTGGTCACCACGGCGGCGACGGTGGCCACCACGGTGACGACGGCCACGATAAGGAGTCGACGGACGACGAGGATATTCGCGGCGAACTCACCGACTTGAACATCTACGCCGGACAGCCCCACGGCGAGGACGTGTACGCGACGGTGCTGTACTCGGAAGCCGACACCGACGAGGTGTTCGACGAGGTCGACGGCCTCCGCGGCAACTTCGAACACTACGGGACGCACGTCAAGACGGCCGTCTACGAGGCGAACGAGCGGGGTCGGTCGGCCGTCGTCAGCATCTGGGAGACCCAGAGCGCCGCGGAGACGGCCGCCGGCTTCCTCTCGGAGCTCCCCGGCATCGTCTCGCGCGCGGGCGAAGAGTCCGGGTTCGGCACGATGGGGATGTTCTACACGGTCAAATCCGACCACCGAGAGGAGTTCGTCGACAAGTTCGGCACCGTCGGCGGCCTCTTAGACGAGATGGAGGGCCACCAGGAGACCGACCTGATGGTGAACGTCGAGGACGAAGACGACATGTTCATCGCCAGTCAGTGGCGCTCGAAGGAGGACGCGATGGGCTTCTTCCGCAGCAACGAGTTCCGCGAGACGGTCCAGTGGGGCCGCGACGTGCTGGCGGACCGACCGCGACACGTCTTCCTCGCCTGA
- a CDS encoding formate/nitrite transporter family protein, translating into MSSTTDDPTGATLSYRHIIEREMENALTEMHRPVKGVAISGFAAGLTVSFGALFMGMALTFQPNFGSTLAKQLTLGGVSAVGFLFVIIGQTELFTAHTTMAVLPVLTDRASVRDLLELWGVVLAANLVGCLCFAGLIAALGPSMNIVDPAAFGSMAEALLPFPWWVITASGVVAGWLMGLLTWLVAASRDTISRVVIILVVAATIGFAPFHHALLGTTEVLAAMFLGQGVTLGQFAHFLTWTTLGNAVGGGVFVALLNYGHVALAGDDVDVDYDAGSTSGFGDDTTDRE; encoded by the coding sequence ATGTCCTCTACGACCGACGACCCGACGGGTGCGACTCTCTCGTACCGACACATCATCGAACGGGAGATGGAGAACGCGCTCACCGAGATGCACCGCCCGGTGAAAGGCGTCGCAATCTCCGGGTTCGCCGCGGGTCTCACGGTGAGTTTCGGCGCGCTGTTCATGGGGATGGCGCTGACGTTCCAGCCGAACTTCGGGTCGACGCTCGCGAAGCAGCTCACCCTCGGCGGCGTCTCCGCCGTCGGCTTCCTGTTCGTCATCATCGGACAGACCGAGCTGTTCACCGCGCACACGACGATGGCCGTCCTGCCCGTGCTGACCGACCGCGCCTCGGTCCGCGACCTCCTCGAACTGTGGGGGGTCGTTCTCGCGGCCAACCTCGTCGGCTGTCTCTGTTTCGCCGGACTCATCGCCGCCCTCGGCCCGTCGATGAACATCGTCGACCCGGCGGCGTTCGGGTCGATGGCTGAGGCACTCCTCCCGTTCCCGTGGTGGGTCATCACCGCCAGCGGTGTCGTCGCCGGGTGGCTGATGGGGCTCCTAACGTGGCTCGTCGCCGCGAGCCGAGACACCATCAGTCGGGTCGTCATCATCCTCGTCGTCGCCGCGACTATCGGATTCGCGCCGTTTCACCACGCGCTGCTGGGGACGACGGAGGTGCTCGCGGCGATGTTCCTCGGACAGGGCGTCACGCTCGGACAGTTCGCGCACTTCCTGACGTGGACGACGCTCGGTAACGCCGTCGGCGGCGGCGTCTTCGTCGCGCTGCTCAACTACGGCCACGTCGCGCTCGCGGGCGACGACGTCGATGTCGACTACGATGCCGGGTCGACGTCCGGGTTCGGCGACGACACGACCGACAGGGAGTGA
- a CDS encoding PadR family transcriptional regulator, with amino-acid sequence MRKSGPPKGLISYLVLELLGERPRYGYEILKEIREISGGHWEPSYGSVYPILYKFEEKGWAERVDREDEPDRKYFALTDSGREELREKRVETGGKAEEFADVILGFYHVYVAFATDGRFDVESPEEAWQFDETFSSWIIEQLIRHHERDFETFERIDDTPAEFYERYGIDFES; translated from the coding sequence ATGCGGAAAAGCGGCCCACCGAAAGGCCTCATCTCGTATCTGGTTCTGGAGTTGTTGGGCGAGAGACCCCGGTACGGGTACGAGATTCTCAAGGAGATACGCGAGATAAGCGGCGGACACTGGGAACCGTCGTACGGTTCCGTCTACCCGATTCTCTACAAGTTCGAAGAGAAAGGCTGGGCCGAGCGGGTCGACCGCGAGGACGAACCCGACCGGAAGTACTTCGCGCTGACCGACAGCGGCCGCGAAGAGCTCCGCGAGAAGCGGGTCGAAACCGGCGGCAAAGCCGAGGAGTTCGCCGACGTCATCCTCGGCTTCTACCACGTCTACGTCGCGTTCGCCACCGACGGTCGGTTCGACGTCGAGAGCCCCGAGGAGGCGTGGCAGTTCGACGAGACGTTCAGTTCGTGGATCATCGAGCAGTTGATTCGCCACCACGAACGCGACTTCGAGACGTTCGAACGAATCGACGACACACCCGCCGAGTTCTACGAACGCTACGGCATCGACTTCGAGTCGTAA
- a CDS encoding site-2 protease family protein gives MNTLLWILIGVILYTVLALVLRQLGVLPSSVKMQGPLMTIHTRRGRAFLDWLATPKRFWRAWSNVGVGIALVVMFGTFVLLVLRGVQILQNPPAPTAVNAPRNVLVIPGVNDFLPLSVAPEIAFGLLVGLVVHEGGHGLLCRVEGIDIESMGVVLFTILPIGAFVEPDEESQRKASRGGRTRMFAAGVTNNLAVTAIALVLLFGPVTGAIAAAPGAAVGSTFPNSAAAASGIDAGDRIVGFDGANVTSDAELQNALEESDTANVTVTLADGTERTVQRSLLVTAMSPNSPLAADGSAGVETNDTIVAVDGTTVNTESGLRQAVSDDPVVTLTVEDQRGEESNVTGPIGVLLGVSPDGPLSEQTDVPGGEQVVVTSIDGERTLDYSDVQAALDGGQPGDEVNVTAYVDGQLQTYTVTLAPANDGTDRGLVGVTQGPELSGISVNSLGVVSYPAQQFLGILGGDVQGGLFSQVLFILFLPFAGTVVPGLETNFAGFVAANTSFYTISGPLAALGGGVFVLANVLFWVGWINLNLAFFNCIPAFPLDGGRILRTSTEAVVSRLPVEGKQQLTSTITTGIGLLMLVSLLLLMFGPQLLS, from the coding sequence ATGAACACGCTGCTGTGGATACTTATCGGCGTGATCCTCTACACGGTACTCGCCCTCGTCCTGCGACAGCTCGGTGTCCTCCCGAGTTCGGTGAAGATGCAAGGTCCCCTGATGACGATACACACGCGTCGGGGCCGCGCGTTTCTCGACTGGCTCGCCACACCGAAACGGTTCTGGCGGGCGTGGAGCAACGTCGGTGTCGGCATCGCCCTCGTCGTGATGTTCGGCACGTTCGTCCTCCTCGTGCTCCGCGGCGTCCAGATCCTCCAGAATCCCCCCGCGCCGACGGCTGTGAACGCCCCGCGGAACGTCCTCGTCATCCCGGGCGTCAACGACTTCCTCCCGCTGTCGGTCGCTCCCGAGATCGCGTTCGGCCTGCTCGTCGGCCTCGTCGTCCACGAGGGCGGCCACGGCCTGCTCTGCCGGGTCGAGGGCATCGACATCGAGTCGATGGGCGTCGTCCTCTTCACGATTCTCCCCATCGGCGCGTTCGTCGAACCCGACGAGGAGAGCCAGCGGAAGGCGAGTCGGGGCGGACGGACCCGGATGTTCGCCGCCGGCGTGACGAACAACCTCGCGGTCACCGCTATCGCGTTGGTGTTGCTGTTCGGTCCGGTGACCGGCGCAATCGCGGCGGCGCCCGGTGCGGCCGTCGGCAGCACGTTCCCGAACTCGGCGGCCGCCGCCTCCGGAATCGACGCCGGCGACCGAATCGTCGGCTTCGACGGCGCGAACGTCACCTCGGACGCGGAGCTCCAGAACGCGCTCGAGGAGAGCGACACCGCGAACGTGACCGTGACGCTCGCGGACGGAACCGAGCGGACGGTGCAGCGCTCGCTTCTGGTGACCGCGATGTCGCCGAACTCGCCGTTGGCCGCCGACGGCAGCGCCGGCGTCGAGACGAACGACACCATCGTCGCCGTCGACGGAACGACGGTCAACACCGAGTCCGGGCTGCGTCAGGCCGTCTCCGACGACCCCGTCGTCACGCTCACCGTCGAAGACCAGCGCGGCGAGGAGTCGAACGTGACCGGCCCGATCGGCGTTCTTCTCGGCGTCTCGCCGGACGGACCGCTGAGCGAGCAGACGGACGTCCCCGGCGGCGAACAGGTCGTCGTCACGAGCATCGACGGCGAACGGACGCTCGACTACTCGGACGTACAGGCGGCGCTCGACGGCGGACAACCGGGTGACGAAGTGAACGTGACCGCCTACGTCGACGGACAACTGCAGACGTACACCGTGACGCTCGCGCCGGCGAACGACGGCACCGACCGCGGCCTCGTCGGCGTGACGCAAGGGCCCGAACTCAGCGGCATCAGCGTCAACAGCCTGGGCGTCGTCTCGTACCCCGCACAGCAGTTCCTCGGTATCCTCGGCGGCGACGTGCAGGGAGGACTGTTCTCGCAGGTGCTGTTCATCCTCTTTCTCCCCTTCGCGGGGACGGTCGTCCCGGGGTTAGAGACCAACTTCGCCGGCTTCGTCGCCGCGAACACGAGTTTCTACACCATCAGCGGTCCGCTCGCGGCGCTGGGCGGCGGCGTCTTCGTCCTCGCCAACGTCCTCTTCTGGGTCGGGTGGATAAATCTCAACCTCGCGTTCTTCAACTGCATCCCGGCGTTCCCGCTGGACGGGGGCCGCATCCTCCGCACCTCGACCGAGGCGGTCGTCTCGCGGTTGCCGGTCGAAGGAAAACAGCAGTTGACGAGCACGATTACGACGGGCATCGGTCTGCTGATGCTCGTCAGTCTCCTGCTGTTGATGTTCGGGCCGCAACTGCTCTCCTGA
- the lysS gene encoding lysine--tRNA ligase: MSVDDDTEPTTVDDQPTTAADDEGGREEGDDAHHAFWADEVADEILARDPDEPIVVKGGISPSGVAHLGNFNEILRGYFVAEVLRERGYEVRQVFTSDDKDPLRKLPRKLADKEGNIVGLGDVDAGALGQNLGKPYTDIPDPFGEAESYAAHFAALIEADAERLGVPVEMISNTELYADGTFEPVVRHLLENADTAREVLSEYQSKVDDDYVPFNPVCGNCGKITETVTAIDLDAGTVDYVCTDMTAGDNTISGCGHEGTATFREGKLPWRFEWPAQWQVLGVDFEPFGKDHAEGSWPSGEDIARNVLGIEPPVPMTYEWFTLNGEPLSSSAGNIVTVAEVLELAEPEVLRYFFALNPRRARDFDLRRLDLLVNDFDRFERVYFGEETDENIEALADRAYPLLVDEVREDRVRLPYTFAAVLGMVDDPELRVQMAKNEGHITDETPEWAVEDAMERVEKARTWAERMDNEYNYRLQTELPEVDLDDDVAAALSDLADFVEEGHTGEEIQGEIYEAAKAHDVQTGDLFQAGYLLFFDQTQGPRLGEFLGELEAAFVVKRLRREE, translated from the coding sequence ATGAGCGTCGACGACGACACCGAACCGACGACCGTCGACGACCAACCGACGACCGCCGCCGACGACGAAGGTGGGCGGGAAGAGGGTGACGACGCCCACCACGCGTTCTGGGCCGACGAGGTCGCCGACGAGATTCTCGCGCGCGACCCCGACGAACCCATCGTCGTCAAGGGCGGCATCTCGCCCTCGGGCGTCGCGCATCTCGGCAACTTCAACGAGATTCTCCGCGGCTACTTCGTCGCGGAGGTGCTCCGAGAGCGCGGCTACGAGGTCCGGCAGGTGTTCACGAGCGACGACAAGGACCCGCTCCGGAAGCTCCCCCGAAAGCTCGCCGACAAGGAGGGGAACATCGTCGGTCTCGGCGACGTCGACGCGGGCGCGCTCGGTCAGAATTTGGGTAAACCGTACACCGACATTCCGGACCCGTTCGGCGAGGCCGAGTCGTACGCGGCGCACTTCGCGGCGCTCATCGAGGCCGACGCCGAGCGACTCGGGGTCCCCGTCGAGATGATATCGAACACCGAACTCTACGCGGACGGCACGTTCGAACCGGTCGTCCGGCACCTGCTCGAAAACGCCGACACCGCGCGAGAAGTGCTCTCCGAGTACCAGAGCAAGGTAGACGACGACTACGTCCCGTTCAACCCCGTCTGCGGAAACTGCGGGAAGATAACCGAGACCGTCACGGCCATCGACCTCGACGCCGGCACCGTCGACTACGTCTGCACCGACATGACCGCAGGTGACAACACCATCTCCGGCTGCGGTCACGAGGGGACGGCGACGTTCCGCGAGGGGAAACTCCCGTGGCGCTTCGAGTGGCCCGCCCAGTGGCAGGTGCTCGGCGTCGACTTCGAGCCGTTCGGCAAGGACCACGCCGAGGGCTCGTGGCCCAGCGGCGAGGACATCGCGCGGAACGTCCTCGGTATCGAACCCCCGGTGCCGATGACGTACGAGTGGTTCACGCTCAACGGCGAACCGCTCTCCTCGTCGGCGGGCAACATCGTCACCGTCGCCGAGGTGCTGGAACTCGCCGAACCCGAGGTGCTTCGGTACTTCTTCGCGCTCAATCCGCGCCGCGCGCGCGACTTCGACCTGCGCCGGTTAGACCTCCTCGTCAACGACTTCGACCGCTTCGAGCGCGTCTACTTCGGCGAGGAGACCGACGAGAACATCGAGGCGCTGGCCGACCGGGCATACCCGCTCCTCGTCGACGAGGTTCGCGAAGACCGGGTCCGCCTACCCTACACGTTCGCCGCGGTGCTGGGGATGGTCGACGACCCCGAACTCCGGGTACAGATGGCGAAGAACGAGGGTCACATCACCGACGAGACGCCCGAGTGGGCCGTAGAAGACGCGATGGAGCGCGTCGAGAAGGCCCGGACGTGGGCCGAGCGGATGGACAACGAGTACAACTACCGCCTCCAGACGGAACTGCCCGAGGTGGACCTCGACGACGACGTGGCCGCCGCGCTCTCGGACCTCGCCGACTTCGTCGAAGAGGGCCACACCGGCGAGGAGATTCAGGGCGAAATCTACGAGGCGGCGAAGGCGCACGACGTGCAGACCGGCGATCTGTTCCAGGCGGGCTATCTGCTCTTCTTCGACCAGACGCAGGGACCGCGCCTTGGCGAGTTCCTCGGCGAACTCGAAGCGGCGTTCGTGGTGAAGCGGCTTCGGCGCGAGGAGTGA